Proteins encoded together in one Impatiens glandulifera chromosome 1, dImpGla2.1, whole genome shotgun sequence window:
- the LOC124921724 gene encoding homeobox-leucine zipper protein HOX11-like isoform X1, which produces MELGLTLGDSSIPPCLFTENRNSNLPTTGNHGVGLCMALGINSEKDKLLSLQLNLLPPHSPVHGHSENGSSDGGCSSGGGMNLNMNRREDETEDGFVGISSPNSAASSFQMDFGIFRSGFPSGGAREASEEEENENALARKKLRLSKEQSAFLEESFKEHNTLNPKQKLALAKQLQLRPRQVEVWFQNRRARTKLKQTEVDCEYLKRCCETLTEENRRLHKELQELRALKSSNSNPFLMQLPATTLTMCPSCERVASTSGAGAGTEKGGGVIKPVTRPMFFPFSSRSTSQQGKSSSLAS; this is translated from the exons atggAGCTTGGTCTAACCCTAGGAGATTCATCGATTCCTCCCTGTTTATTCACAGAAAACCGAAATTCCAACCTACCCACCACCGGAAATCATGGAGTTGGACTCTGCATGGCCTTAGGAATCAACTCTGAAAAGGATAAATTACTCTCTCTCCAGTTGAATCTCCTTCCTCCTCACTCCCCTGTTCATGGGCACTCCGAAAATG GGAGTTCTGATGGAGGTTGTTCATCAGGTGGTGGGATGAATCTTAACATGAACAGGAGAGAGGATGAAACAGAAGATGGGTTTGTCGGAATTTCTTCTCCAAACAGTGCAGCTTCATCTTTTCAAATGGATTTCGGTATTTTCAGAAGTGGTTTTCCCTCCGGCGGCGCTAGGGAAGcgtctgaagaagaagagaatgaaaACGCACTTGCGAGGAAGAAACTTAGACTGTCTAAAGAACAATCTGCTTTTCTAGAAGAAAGCTTCAAAGAACATAACACCTTGAATCCA AAACAAAAACTTGCCCTAGCTAAACAGCTTCAACTTCGTCCTCGTCAAGTCGAGGTCTGGTTCCAGAACAGAAGAGCCAGGACAAAGCTGAAGCAAACAGAAGTAGATTGTGAGTATTTAAAGAGATGTTGTGAAACCCTAACAGAAGAAAACAGAAGACTTCATAAAGAGCTTCAAGAACTAAGAGCATTAAAGAGTTCAAATTCAAACCCATTTCTAATGCAACTTCCGGCCACAACCCTAACCATGTGTCCTTCGTGTGAACGCGTGGCAAGCACCtccggcgccggcgccggcaCCGAGAAAGGTGGGGGTGTGATTAAACCGGTTACAAGACCAATGTTCTTCCCATTTAGTTCCCGGTCCACATCTCAACAAGGGAAATCATCTTCTTTGGCATCTTGA
- the LOC124921724 gene encoding homeobox-leucine zipper protein HAT14-like isoform X2: protein MELGLTLGDSSIPPCLFTENRNSNLPTTGNHGVGLCMALGINSEKDKLLSLQLNLLPPHSPVHGHSENGGGMNLNMNRREDETEDGFVGISSPNSAASSFQMDFGIFRSGFPSGGAREASEEEENENALARKKLRLSKEQSAFLEESFKEHNTLNPKQKLALAKQLQLRPRQVEVWFQNRRARTKLKQTEVDCEYLKRCCETLTEENRRLHKELQELRALKSSNSNPFLMQLPATTLTMCPSCERVASTSGAGAGTEKGGGVIKPVTRPMFFPFSSRSTSQQGKSSSLAS from the exons atggAGCTTGGTCTAACCCTAGGAGATTCATCGATTCCTCCCTGTTTATTCACAGAAAACCGAAATTCCAACCTACCCACCACCGGAAATCATGGAGTTGGACTCTGCATGGCCTTAGGAATCAACTCTGAAAAGGATAAATTACTCTCTCTCCAGTTGAATCTCCTTCCTCCTCACTCCCCTGTTCATGGGCACTCCGAAAATG GTGGTGGGATGAATCTTAACATGAACAGGAGAGAGGATGAAACAGAAGATGGGTTTGTCGGAATTTCTTCTCCAAACAGTGCAGCTTCATCTTTTCAAATGGATTTCGGTATTTTCAGAAGTGGTTTTCCCTCCGGCGGCGCTAGGGAAGcgtctgaagaagaagagaatgaaaACGCACTTGCGAGGAAGAAACTTAGACTGTCTAAAGAACAATCTGCTTTTCTAGAAGAAAGCTTCAAAGAACATAACACCTTGAATCCA AAACAAAAACTTGCCCTAGCTAAACAGCTTCAACTTCGTCCTCGTCAAGTCGAGGTCTGGTTCCAGAACAGAAGAGCCAGGACAAAGCTGAAGCAAACAGAAGTAGATTGTGAGTATTTAAAGAGATGTTGTGAAACCCTAACAGAAGAAAACAGAAGACTTCATAAAGAGCTTCAAGAACTAAGAGCATTAAAGAGTTCAAATTCAAACCCATTTCTAATGCAACTTCCGGCCACAACCCTAACCATGTGTCCTTCGTGTGAACGCGTGGCAAGCACCtccggcgccggcgccggcaCCGAGAAAGGTGGGGGTGTGATTAAACCGGTTACAAGACCAATGTTCTTCCCATTTAGTTCCCGGTCCACATCTCAACAAGGGAAATCATCTTCTTTGGCATCTTGA